One Triticum dicoccoides isolate Atlit2015 ecotype Zavitan chromosome 3B, WEW_v2.0, whole genome shotgun sequence genomic window, GCCCCGCCAGTCGTCGTCTTTTGTTTTCTTGCCGTAGAGAACTAAATTAAAACACCGAAATGGACCTTAGTTTGAACTCCATGCATAGAACCAACTATATACAGCTCATACAAATGAAGAAACTAAATTATACTGACGAAAGCCACTTCATTTTGTCACCGTGTGTTCATACCGTCGTATTTGTTTACAGATCTGAGCTAATCTCTTCCTTCATCCTCGCTCGCATCTCCCGTACGAGAAAATCCGGGGGAAAACATNNNNNNNNNNNNNNNNNNNNNNNNNNNNNNNNNNNNNNNNNNNNNNNNNNNNNNNNNNNNNNNNNNNNNNNNNNNNNNNNNNNNNNNNNNNNNNNNNNNNNNNNNNNNNNNNNNNNNNNNNNNNNNNNNNNNNNNNNNNNNNNNNNNNNNNNNNNNNNNNNNNNNNNNNNNNNNNNNNNNNNNNNNNNNNNNNNNNNNNNNNNNNNNNNNNNNNNNNNNNNNNNNNNNNNNNNNNNNNNNNNNNNNNNNNNNNNNNNNNNNNNNNNNNNNNCATCTTCCAGCGCCGCTGAGGAAGACGCCTCGCTGGTCAAAAAAGCATGGCCTTTGTCGTCACAGCAATTTCTGTCAGCGGTCATAGCAAACGCTGACAATGGTAGCAAAAAATATGACATCGCCCCGGTTGTAGCTCGTCGTGCATGCCATCCCAACATCCCGCCGTGCCAGTTCCAACAAATTTTGTCGCTGGTCGTAGCAAAAAATAACAATGGTTGCAGCACCGTCGTCGGTTGTAGCCATTGACGTCAATAAAAGGAACCGACTTGCAGCAGGCCATGGCTCCCCGCTTGCAGCAGCCCCCGCGTTGTCCcgttagtagggtggcatgggtggCCGACCTTGTTGCACGCTATTACAGGAGGGGGAGAGGTGGGATGCAACATGACGAGGATGGATGTGTGCAGCGAGAGGTTGAAGAATGAGACTGGGAGGAATATAATTGTTACAACTAGGAAAGTTAGTGAGATTGACAACCTCACTAGAATTTTTACAAACTCAAGGATGTACTCAATTGTGCTGTAGGGCTTATCACTTAACCAGGAACCTTTGATTCATGGATTGGTAACCTTGGTTGCTTAACAGAGGGAAACTAGGTTCTAGCTGGAAACATTTGCACTTGGGGGCCCAACAAGTTGCTACCCCGTGTGGTTCTTCCGGAGAAAGCATGATGCAAATAAAATAATTTGAAACCATGCACAATAGAAAACACCAAATCAATCAATTGGTTAACCAATGTATAAATAAATACATGCCACAATCGCAGACGatgtaacaaaataaaatgatgataATGGCCATTTAGGTCCAAATTATGAAAGCCAGATCAATCAAATGTGCCCTTAAAAACTCAGGTTTATACGATTCATTCTCCAATCCTCCAACGATCTTATGTGGCTCTTGAATTCTTGTCATGCACATCGCAGAGGCAATTTTCTTCCCCAATGTCCTTTGCAACACACAACACGCTAAACCCTTCATCTTCATGCCACATCCTTCTTCCGACAGCGAGCTCTTCGACGAAGCCGTCGAGTTTCTCCACACTTAGATTTGGCATTACCACAACGTGTGCAATGCTCCCCTCACATGCAAGCTGCCACTTGTGCATGAATGACTCATCCCGCGGCCTCTCAAACACCACCGTGCTGCTCAGCTCATTTAGGAATGCACTCACCCCCTTCTCCCTGAGACGGCTTGTAAGGTGACGGGCGTTTCTCATGCACTTCTCAACTTCTTTCTGGATGCCTTTGCAACCCTTCTTGTTCAGGGTGTACCACAAGAACAAGGGCGAGTGCCCATTACGGCTCCCCATGATCGTCGCATCTCTAGATGATATGTATTCAATGTCAGTGGAGAGCACTTTTACATGCTCGAGCCTTGTTATTACCACACCACATGGTACTGGACATCCCATGAACTTGTGGCCTGAGATGCTCACACTTCCAATAGGTTTGTCGAATGTCACCTTTGGTGCctagaggaaaataaaataaaagtaagtAAGTTAGGTCATTTTCTCAAtttattaaaaaaatcaaatttggtACAACATGTGGTAATTACGTATCTCAACACCACCCACTTGTTTGATAAATGGCATCATAAGGCCAGCCAGAGCACCATCGCAATGAATGTAGAATCGATCTCGGAACCCACATTTCTCTAGTGTTCTTATGATGTTGTCAAGATCGTCAATGGCTCCCTTGACGGTCGTTCCTGAAagaaacaaaagcaaaaaaaaaaaggaaGTGCGTCAACATGAACCACCTAGGGACACTCAAGCAAAGCCAGTTTTAACCATCTGAATCAAAATGTAAAATCAAGATGGTAACCTATATTCACATTGACAATCGCAGGCCTCCCTGCGTTCATCAACAACTTGGACTTAAAATCTATGCAGTTCATCTCTCCGGAAACAAGAGTGTCAATCTTGACACACTCGACTCTATACATCCTAGCCGCCTTGAAGACGGAGTAGTGTGAGTCACAAGATGCATATATAATCCCATCACGGAAAATCTCCCTCCTGCAAATGTTAATTTCATCTGAAATTAATGTATTCGTTTAAAACCGAGTGAAATAACTATACGTGTCCAGATTCTTGGCGAAATGGATGAAAATAAAAGTtaaattcatgtgttgtaaattaATGACCCGGGTGCACACAAATGGTTATACTGACCCAACTAGTAGGCCGTGTAGGTTCCCTTCGGTTCCGCCGGTGGTGATGTATCCCCAATACTTATCCTGCTGGATGTTCCATAGGCGGGCGAACCAGTCGAGCACGGCAACCTCGAACCTCCTAGAGTGCACGCCATAGTTGCTCTCGATGAAAGGGTCGCCCAGGTTGTTGATGGAGAAGCTCTGGAATTGGTCGAGGACGCTGAAGTCGAAGTCTAGATTAAATGGGTACCCTGCCAATGCCAAATCACTAGCACGTTAGAAAATTGTACTCCTTTTCCCGCCAAAAAAAAACAAATAAATTGTTCTCCTTGGTTGCTGTGATTTTGGATTTGGAGGTACGATGATTATATAAAATTTAAGTTTGCATGTGGCCCGCATCACGTCGGCGATCGCATACGTACCCATGTGATGGGCGGTCCTCTCCTGGAGGTGGTGGGCGAATCCGGCAAGGAGGGCTGCCACCGCCGCCTGGCGCTGGGCTGCAGCCTCCGCATCCACCGGCGGCTCCTGCACTGCGAAACCTTCCACCAGCACGCGCCCCTGTTTGCCCATGTCTCCCACAGCTTTCAGGTGATCATCAGTGGCCATCACTTGCCATCCTCCTACGACAACATCAATTTTCTTCTCTGCCATCTTCAGATCACCACCTCAAGACTATGATTATcagatacgagagagagagagggagagagaggggtgggTGTGGGAGAAGGATCGCAAATGGCGTAGGATTTATAGGCGAAAATCACGTCAATACACCAAAACTCTAGATATCAATTGTTGGCCCAATCCTTGTACGTCAACTGCTATCACGCAGTCGTTGATCTGGCCGAGTACTTTTCGGCCGTACGCAGACTGCACTTACATAGTTGAAAGCTAACTCAATAGCTGATCGAATCTTGATGGAGACACGCACGTACCAGGAAGGTAGCTAGCTGGCTGCTTGATCGATTCTTCACGTACGTAGGATGCTAGCCACGTACTAGCTAGTCGCTGCCTACTCAGCGCACGAGAGAACAAGATGCGATTTGATGGCTACAGGGCCGTATCGGTTGATCTGAGTTGGGTTAATCTTATAAGGGGATACGGCACGGCACCACATGTACAGCAGGGCGGCGACGTGGTCACGTTGAGCTGCAGGACTACGACGGGAAGCAGTACCACATCTAGGGTTCTGCACCGAGGTTACTCGGCGGTGACTTTCTCGACGGGGGCTGCCACCAGCGATGTAGCCACGATCGTCGTCGACAGAATCAAATATCACGTGAGGAAGATAGAGTATCGCGGGTGAAGGAGGAAGAGAAGCTATGGGATTCAGCACACATGCATTAGCTCTGTGGCCATCAGTATATACAGATTACAGAGGCATCGTGTGCCACTACCAGGGGCGATCGTGGGCAGCCATCGTGCCCACTACTCACGCACACGCACTGACCTGAGGTCGTGCTACATACACAGTCCGTATGCAGTATTCTACGTATACTCTAACACCCCCGCAGTCTTGACGTCGGCCGGAGCGACGAAAAGACTGTCCCTGAACTGAAGAAAAACGTCCGTGGACAGCCCTTTGGTCATGACATTGGCGAGTTGCTGCGTGGTGGGGATGTGAAGAACTCTGAACTGGCCCAGCGCCACACGCTCCCGAACGAAGTGGATGTCGAGCTCCACGTGCTTGGTGCGCCGGTGAAGCACTGGGTTCGCGGAGAGGTAGCAGGCGGAGACATTGTCGCAGTAGATCACGGTCGCCGTGCGAACGGGGAGGAGGAGTTCGCCAAGGAGCTGACGAAGCCAGACGCACTCGGCCACAGCATTGGCAACGCCGCGATACTCTGCTTCTGCGCTGGAGCGCGACACCGTGGCCTGGCGCTTGGACGACCAGGAGATGAGGGCGTCGCCGAGGTAGATGCAGAAGCCAGACGTCGACCGGCGAGTGTCGGGGCAACCCGCCCAGTCAGCGTCAGTGTAGGCGCGGAGATCCAGCGTCGGAGAAGCATGGAGATGCAGACCGTGGGCGGGCGCCCCGCGAATGTAGCGTAGCACGCGCTTGATGAGAGCACGGTGACACTCGCGTGGGTCGTGCATATGCAAGCAGACCTGTTGCACGGCATAGGCGAGCTCGGGCCTGGTGATGGTGAGGTACTGCAGAGCCCCGGCGAGGCTGCGGTACTCCGAGGGATCGGTGACGCATGGCCCGTCAGCCTGAGGAAGCTTGCCCTTCATGTCGATCGGAGTGGGTGAAGGCTTGCACGTGTCCATGCCCGCGTGCTCGAGAATCTCCTCAGCATACTgcttctggcagaggaagaagccAGCCGGCGTGCGCGTGACCTGGATGCCGAGGAAGAAGCGCAGGGCACCAAGGTCCTTCATGGCGAACGCGTCGGTGAGCCGGTGCACGATGCGATGAAGGAGCGCCGGCGTGGATGCCGTGaggacaatgtcatcgacgtagagCAGGAGGAACGCCGCGTCGTCGCCGCTGGTGTAGGTGAACAGAGAGTTGTCGGAGCGCGTTGCATTGAAGCCGATCGTCTTGAGAAGCCAGCGAAGGTTTGGAACCAGGCGCGGGGGCTTGTTTAAGCCCATACAGCGACTTGTTCAGGCGACAGACGTggtgcggctggtgctcgtcgacgaAGCCGGCGGGCTGAAGACAATACACTTCTTCAGCAAGTGTCCCGTGCAGAAACGCGTTCTTGACGTCGAGTTGATGAACCGGCCACTGCCGCGAGGCAGCAATGGTGAGCACGGCGCGAATGGTGGCCGGCTTGACCACCGGAGAGAAGGTCCCGCCGTAGTCGACGCCGGCGCGCTGATGAAACCCACGGACCACCCATCTCGCTTTGTAACGTTCGAGAGAGCCTTCGGCGCGAAATTTGTGCTTGAAGACCCACTTGCCGCTGATCAGATTGGCATCGGGTGGCCGCGGAACGAGCTCCCAAGTACGGTTGGCGACGAGGGCCGCGTACTCTTCGCGCATGGCGGCGAGCCAGTGCGGGTCGCGAACGGCGACACGCACGGAGCTTGGCACAAGGGAGAGCGCGGCGGAGGATGATGCCGTGGCGGCGTCGTAGTACTTGGGGTTCAGTTTGAAGACGCCAGTTTGGGTGCGCGTAAGCACATGCCGCGGTGGTTCAGGCGGAGCTTGTGCAGCAGACGGGGGACATGCACTGGTAGCAGGTGTTGAGGATGACGAGCCGGAGCCATGCGATGACGAGGCAACGGCGGAGTTTGAACGGGCAGAACGCGCGCTGGAGTCAGGGGGCGTGAGCCATGCACGGATGATCCAACGGCCCTGTTTGAATGAACCAGGGGCGCGGGAGCAGACGCAGGCGCGATGCTGTCCAGACTGGATCTGACGGCCCCCGTCGAAGAGGGACGAGGAGCAGGCGGAGAGGAGGGGGAATTGGTGATCTGAAGAATTGGCGGCGTGCTAAGGGGCAGAGGCAGCGGCGAAGGGGTGGATGCGACACCATGGGCGTAGGGGAAGATGTCCTCGTGGAAGTATACATGACGCGAGGTGATGACGCATTTGGATGCAAGGTCAAGACAGCGATAACCGCGGTGATCGGAGGGATATCCGAGGAAGACACAAGCCATGGAGCGTGGGGCGAGTTTATGGCGCGCGGTGGCAGCAGCGCTGGGGTAGCAGAGGCAGCCAAAAACACGGAGCAGGCTGTAGTCGGGGGCAACCCCGAGCAAGAGCTCGTGCGGCGTGCGCGGCGAGCTGTGATGGCATGGTCGCCTGTTAAGCAGGTAAGTGGCAGTGTTCAGAGCCTCGGCCCAGAACCGTGGCGGCAAGGACGCGTGCAGGAGGAGCGCGCGCACGCTGTCGTTGAGGGTGCGGAGAGTTCTCTCCGCCTTGCCGTTCTGCTGACTAGTATACGGACAGGAGAGACGCAGGACGGTGCCGTGGGCGGCAAGGAGAGCGCGTGTGGCGTGACTGTCAAACTCGCGCCCGTTGTCAGTTTGGACAGAGAAGACAGGCAGCTGAAACTGAGTACGAGCATAGGTGTAGAAATCGCGCAGGATAGGGAAGACATCTGATTTGTGTTTGAGAGGGAAGGTCCAGACGTAGTGGGTATAATCATCGAGGAGTACTAAGTAAAACTGATACCCAGAAACGCTGGCAACCGAAGAAGTCCATACATCCAAATGTAGTAACTGAAAGGGAAAATATGTACAGCTGACAAATTCAGAAAATGGTAAGCGCACATGCTTGCCAAGGCGACATGCATGGCAAGAGTGAGGCGCTGATTTCTTGAAGCTAAAGGGGAAATGACTAGCTATGTGCTGGAGCTGAGCAGACCCAGGATGCCCGAGCCGCTGGTGCAGGCGATCTGCGGTGACGACGCCGGCAAAAGGAGGTGTAGTAGGTCGCCGAGCCGCCGCCACAGAGTAAAGGTCGCCAGTGGAATCACATCGGAGGATCACCGCCCAAGTTCAAAGGTCCTTGACAGAGAAACCAAATAAGTCAAATTCCACGGAAACGGGATTGTCATGACAAATTTGGCGGACAGAGAGAAGGTTTTTGATGAGGGAGGGCGAGACAAGGATGTTGCGCAGCTGGATAGGGGATGTGCTAGTGATGAGCGAGCCAAAGCCAGTGTGCGTAATCGGAAGGTGCTCGCCGCTACCAACAATAAtgtgcgaggaagaagaagaaggaagcaaGGTCTGGAGAGTACCGGGCGAATTGGTCATGTGGGCGGCCGTGccggagtccatgtaccagtcggaGCTGCCGGAGGACGACGGCCCTGCCGTGGCGCTGTGAAGCGCAGCCTGGAGAGAGGCCATGTCCAGGGGCTGTTGTGGCGCACCAGGAGGCGGTGGAGCGTAGCCGGGAACGTACCCCGCAGGAGCGTAGCCACCGTAGCCGTAACCGACGGGAAGGGGCGACGCGGGAGCGGCGTACATGGCCTGTTGAGGCGGAGTCCCGAGGCGAGGACCGAGCACGCCGGTATCGGGGGCACGCCAGGGCATGGGCCACGCCTGAACGAGCCCGGTCCAGGAGTTGGTGCCGGGCGCGGGAGCGGGCAAGCCGGGGAcgcggggcggcggctgcggcgaagGCGCACCGCCAGTGCCATTGCcacggccgcggcggcggccacGGCCACCACGCGCGCTACCAGAGGAGTCAGGCACCGCGGGGGGCGCAGCGGGGGCCGAGGGAAGTGGCGTCGCGGCACCACGGCCGGCAACGAGGGCATGTGTGCCCTGGAGGCGCGCCGTCTGCTCAGCGCGGTGTTCTTCAAGGAGGAAGGAACGCATCTGGAGGAGCGACGGGAGCGGAGACTGCGCGGTGATGTGAGGGATGGCGCCGTGGTACTGGCAGTTGAGGCCGCGCAGTAGGTGAAAAACCTGTCGCGGCTCCGTCACCGGCTGGCCGAGGTCGCGGAGTTGGTCGGCGTACGTCTTCAGCTTGGTGCAGTATTGCATGATGGTGAGGTCGCCCTGGACGACGGCGTGATACTCAGCGTAGATGTAGACAGCCCGGGCGAGCTGATTGTCGCGGAAGATCCCGTCCATCGCCGTCCAGACGGTGAGCGCGGTGTCGTCCGCCGCCATGATGGCGTCCAGGAGATcgggggcgacggtggtgttcaGCCAGTGCACCACAGCATGGTCTGCCATCGCCCAGTCGGGGTCGTCGAAGCGTGGGACGGCCTCGGCGTCGACGTGGTCGCGGAGACCGAACATCCCGATGGCCGTGTCGAAGTGGCGGCGCCACTGGGCGTAGTTGCCGGCCAGTAAGTTGAGGGTGACAGGGACATGGCGGCGAATGTCGATGGTCTGCAACACCGAGGAGGAGACGACGGTGGTGATTGGGGCGACGGGGCGCACGGCCGGGTGAGCAACCGCAACCGGGGCGGCTGGGAGCagggcaggtggtggtggtggttcatCGGCGACAGGGACGCCGAGGCCAtcggaaggggaggaggaggagagctggGGCCATCGACCATAGCGGCGGAAGCGGGATCGTCGACCGGAGCCGGAGGAGGAAGCCGGTCGTCGGTATCTGATACCATGAAGGAGGAAGAGAAGCTATGGGATTCAGCACACATGCATTAGCTCTGTGGCCATCAGTATATACAGGTTACAGAGGCATCGTGTGCCACTACCAGGGGCGATCGTGGGCAGCCATCGTGCCCACTACTCACGCACACGCACTGACCTGAGGTCGTGCTACATACACAGTCCGTACGCAGTATTCTACGTATACTCTAACAGCGGGGATTCCTAGCCAGCGTCGAGGATCCCCCAGGACTGCAAGAAATCAGAGGCAGAATGAAATCCACTCTCCAGCTGTGGATCAATCCATATATAGGTCGGAGCCTTCGAATGAGAAGAAGACCTcccctagtgcagaaccgggctttagcacCAGTTCGTAACGACCTTTAATGCCAGttcggcaaccggcactaaagagtggggactaaatccccccctcccctttagtaccggttcctcatgaaccggcgctaaagtacCACCACGTGGCACGGGTCAGGCCCGAGTGCTggtagaccattagtaccggttggtattccggttggtaataccaaccggtactaaatgtttggggtgtttttagttttatttttcatTAATTTTATGTttttcatttaattcttttttgtttgctgggattttacgatactacaaattgtacacgttatgcatatatataaatagattttctcgtacataGAACCGCGGCcacatatttatatatatatataaatatatatcatcgaacatctcacaaccaacaccatcaattattcacacatacacatgtatatacatatacaatttctcctacatgttgccttggtgccttcggagcacgatggcaAGTGGTTCATAGGGCGGTAGCGGATAATAGTATTCttatttgggatctatgacctggtcaaggaaaaatcccgctatttcctcttg contains:
- the LOC119280272 gene encoding serine decarboxylase 1-like — translated: MAEKKIDVVVGGWQVMATDDHLKAVGDMGKQGRVLVEGFAVQEPPVDAEAAAQRQAAVAALLAGFAHHLQERTAHHMGYPFNLDFDFSVLDQFQSFSINNLGDPFIESNYGVHSRRFEVAVLDWFARLWNIQQDKYWGYITTGGTEGNLHGLLVGREIFRDGIIYASCDSHYSVFKAARMYRVECVKIDTLVSGEMNCIDFKSKLLMNAGRPAIVNVNIGTTVKGAIDDLDNIIRTLEKCGFRDRFYIHCDGALAGLMMPFIKQAPKVTFDKPIGSVSISGHKFMGCPVPCGVVITRLEHVKVLSTDIEYISSRDATIMGSRNGHSPLFLWYTLNKKGCKGIQKEVEKCMRNARHLTSRLREKGVSAFLNELSSTVVFERPRDESFMHKWQLACEGSIAHVVVMPNLSVEKLDGFVEELAVGRRMWHEDEGFSVLCVAKDIGEENCLCDVHDKNSRAT